DNA sequence from the Vicia villosa cultivar HV-30 ecotype Madison, WI linkage group LG3, Vvil1.0, whole genome shotgun sequence genome:
gagggaattcaatttcaccagcatcgatcatatcttggatcttgttcttcaatgaccaacaatcattcgtatcgtgtccagggctattggaatgatatgcgcacctcgcattgggtttatagtcaggagaggaagtgttgggctttataagaggatccctcacagtaatcaagtttgctttcaacaaatgttgtaatgcctgagccaacgACATGTTGATCtctgtgaactgacgcctaggtgcatctgacttgcgtctttgttgtggaactggtgtagagatcagaattgtcctcACAGATTTGttgtgttcattgcgacctttccgattgtgcaCAGCATTAGTCAAGTGAGGTTCCTCGGGTGAGTTGAAGTCAACGAccttttcatcaattaagtcttgaatcttgtgcttcaattgccaacaatcctttgtatcatgaccaggactattcgaatgataagcacatctcgcacggtacttatacccaggagtgggattggtaggaaatgaatatggaggtaacagagttatcaagttctgattgagcagttgttggagaacttgagacagcggtatatgtaatggagtaaaggacctcttaggcttggatctctgattatcttgaccaccttgatgcttatgttgattcttccccttctcgatcagaagagactttaattcttcttgccccttggccaagttaaggatcaaagcttggaattcaacattctgagcttggagatttttgacagattgttcaagatccatgatgctgaaataaacagcgaggaaggatgagagatttattgtaagaaacctgttatgcgatgtgatgaatgcaaatgcaatattttcaaggatctttaggaatttagttagcaacattaggaaatgatttagtcgcgtctttgtctgaagaattctgaatttcgtctttgaacatccttctttgagaatcaagctcaccatatcgagtgggtcatcgcctctgattcgggatacttctgaatttgaagatacatggctagaggaaaataaatcctcttgccccttgataggtgctgTGTCTTTGAACTGGAAGGCatacggccagaggaaaataaatcctcttgccccttgatatgaaTTCGGTCTTTGAcaaaggcacctgaaattgtgcgccctaaatccctaggatccttgaaagggttagttaaatcatgttatgcttatgatgtcatgatgtcacgatgtcatgcgaatgcaatgcatcagacAAAACGTAGGgtaataaggacgagtgagtcccacaagaaaaacctgcaagaaaaccaaagggttagtagaaAGCACagataagtcacacaagtcacacaatttatggcttaaggcttgcatggagtctgatcaggtgtccttcccaagggtatttctatggataaggagatttcagcaacgggttctacaagttatccagaattgtcagcccttctaaagcaccctcggacatgatgcatttgcatcatgcaatgatactttgagaaaggacctatctgaattgtagcatcgggtagcgactagtcctcaacatttgtcaagagtagtccccccactacgttcctaaaggccaggatgggttaagggtaactaaaggtccttgagctccggcgcacccacagacacatacatagacctccctcatttgagaaaggtgtgcatatgctatggagtcctaactcaagcgtgaacttcatattgactcatctcccacatatgtgaaagaggcctccatgactatgccactcctaaacttaggtgttcttgaatccgggaataggattcgtccttcaattttcccaaaacgcccctgaaaaataaaacaaacaaaacaaacaatagaaaacatttaagtgaatcctaaacttttaaggtaacccctcttttatcggaaagtccccagcagagtcgccagttctgtaatacggtgaactgactttttatcaatcgaaatgtcgcggttaagcatgagtcgccaccgacttttattttatccaaactaaatcggaaaggcaaaaagaaacagaaaaaaaccttttaaagaaatctaagttcggggggtaatttatgcaaagggaaggtgtaaggcaccctttgcatccatggttttccatgggctcttaattgctttgcttgctcgtttgtctttagaaaaagtagatgaaaaaaaaaaaagtggactttagctcgtaaatgagcgtagccagtttttgaagaattgtgagaaagaatatgaaaattgagcattgcaaggcaattaggggcaattaccttaaactcagatgatgggtctctttttagcctttcagaatgaaagggtcaatccttgccataagagggcaggaagcctttcgtttggaggttgaagggtcgtcgagatatcattcgcccaaagactgacccatgccatagagaggcaggtagtctaaagggaatgatcagaatagcctttgtttgtaggcaaccagaagatacctcagccttattcgtgggcaacttccgagggtcgaggtcatgttagtgtatcgaaggcaacatcattttagggtctcatgacctttatttatcgaggcaacatggctgaggtatcctcgtattcgagggacatgctattctgcaaaaaacacaaggcaacaggcaacaaggcaacaggcaacaaggcaacaggcaacaaggcaacaaggcaacaaggcaacaaggcaacagagaggttaccccaaaagtgtgcgtgggtgcaacaatcacgtggttaattcaaatatttatcttgtaaaattaagtgattctaaattcaattaagacttgcactccctaggattactaaccacgcagtaacataacaaatacggggaagggagattgtaaccagcggaggagaggggaattgaaaccagcgggataataagcaataattaaaacataaaacattagagtttagggttttagggttaccgatacgcgtatctttggcaattgacaaaccctgaaaattggaaaagaaagaataaacagagggggtgagtgcattatcggttcagaagCAATCAtagttaaccctaatcaataaaatgacaataaaagaaaaagggtaaaagaaacttagcttcgaagGTTGATAGTTGGAggtagcctgaagcattgactctgaccattgaaacattgacaatagaaaaagaagtaagtgtaggaggagttcattgtcAGCGGggatcaaaccctaaaaataaaaggtgaaagaaaatttaaataaggAAAGGATAGAACTTAACTTATggcttgacgtggcgcgtagtcggaaagcATATGAAAAACCAATCCTGAAAAggacacagaaaaaaaaaacattttttagcgTAGAGCAAATTCCCATAAACCCTAATCTGGGTGTaaattgactaagtttaatagaataattaattgattgaaataataccaaagttatggagaaaaatcgagagttcgaatTGACATATCGATTAAATAATTAGTGGATgcaatcctaattatttaattgataaaacagtctttttgaaaataattttgaattttaaatgataATCATATGAACGATTATGAATAGAATTACgaaaaatcgaactttcgataaaaatCATGCGTCTATTATAAGAACTAATTAGACTAAATAAATGAatagaaaagaaataataattataataaataaaaaaggaagttaaaaaaacatttatgtgataattaaagaaaaataatataaaaaagcaaAGCCACTTAGCTTGGATCTGGCGTAAGGAGGTCTTGAAGGGCCATTGTGGGTTGGCAGATTGAGATGCGTTGGATCTGAGGTCGACTTGATCTGACGGCTGGAGATCGAATGTACATCGTAAGCGCGCCAGAGGAGAAGCATTGGATCTGCAATcaaattattgaaaaaataataataaaacctggggatcgaacccaggtctggtAACTTGCGAACACGTTCCCTTCGCCACCTGCGCTACGCTTCGTTTCATGTTTATCTAAACCACGCATACGTTAATAAACAAAAAGTGAACGATTCAAATTCGCAAACGCGCGCCTTCAGTCGTCTTCCTCGCTGCATTTTCTGAAAAATCAAAGACCTTTTGCCTACGGTTTTTCCGGTGTAGCTATAAATCCTGCAACATCAAAATTACAGTATATGCCATATAAACTCAAGGCGAAGCCATGGTTCGATTGGAATTCGTGTTCCGGTTTCAATGGTGTTGTCCATTAAGTCTAATTTTGCCTATATCCATGGTTCCcaatttgaagcttttgaaaaCCTAGCAATGGTATATTCACAACCTCGCAACGAAACTCAAATAGAAGCATATAAAAACGTCATAAACAAGCATTTAAACCACACAAGGTAATCGAAACACAGTAATGATGGATGCATATATGAAAACGCAATCGAATTTGAACAGACCAAAAACGTGATCTTACTCTCACAATTATGAGTGCTTCGGTCGAAGGTGACGATGGTAATAGCTTATGGGAACGCCAAGGGATCGATTGAAGTCTTCAAATCACCTTGAACACGGCCGCAATCTTGATCTCAATTTTGACCTTTTCCTTGAAATTTTTTAGGATTCGGTTGAAGCCCTCGGTTGCCAATCCTTGTCCCCAAAAACCCCCCTTTTGGCTTCAGCATCTTATGGTTTTATATTGCCACCAATTAGGTTAATAATTCCAGCTTAAATCTTTGCAAATTTGTGAAGATTGTGATAAGATTTGGAAAGAGACTTGAAATTATAAAAATCTTCTATATTTGTCTTCAATTTTACCAATTATCTCTCAATCTTTTCTTTTggtctttaaaaataaatatttgattaaataaatcaaatcatGCGCCTCTCTCCCTCTTTAATtgacatttatttgatttatttattttttatttaatttgtatttaaacaaataaaatccaaaacaaataaaataaataatgtaacTAATGCAAGGTGGGTTTAGAGATCATGGGTCTGGATCAACTTAAGTTTAATGGACTTCATTTCTATTTGCACGCTTAAAAAGAATCtgaaaggcaaattttggggtatgacatacacCAACCTATATTGCTATAGATTATTTTCAAAATAGAAATATTGTCCCATATAGATTCAATTTAGGAACATTGAGAGTATCAACGAATTGATGAGATCCATATTCTAACATTTTTTTCCTTCTATTAATTTAAGTCGAATCTACTTTATTTTACGCAATCCAAATCTTACTTTATTAGCCTTAGATAAACACCTTAAGGATAGAAAATGATAGATTGATGACCAGGTCTCTGTGGGTTCAACACTCTTTATATTACTCTGATACGATCCGTATACTTGTAAAAAGCACCGATTAAGTTTTTGGCGCGATTTTCGGGGACCAATTGCGTCAAATTTCAAAATCCTGTTGTTACACAGTCTAGACTAAGGCAACCCTTTCTTATGGTAGATGCGAAGATCTCGCAGTACCAGAGCTTTAGTAGATTCAATAGCTGAACCAGAAAGATACGTACGAGCACGAAACTTGCTCCAAAAAATTAAGAGAGCAATGGCAGAAGACCAAGATCGTAAGCGCCTTAAGGATTTTGCCTTGCCCTCCAATGAAGAACCTCATACTAGTATTGTGAATCCTACTATAACAAttcataattttgaatttaatccCGTTTTGTTGTAAATCGTATAATAAAACAAATTCTCTGGCTTAGCGAAAGAGAACCCGAACCAACACTTGAAAGTGTTTGTATAACTGGCCGATACATTGAAATCTAATGGTGTTGCACCTGAGGCAATATGATTACTTTTATTTCCTTTTCCGCTCAGAGATAGAGCTAGATCATGGTTAGTTTCCCTTCCAGACAATTCTATTACCACTTGGAATGACCTGAAGAAAGTATTCCTTGCTAGATACTTTCCACCAAGTAAGAATGTTGTCCTTATGAACCAAATAACTAGATTCATTCAACAAGATAATGAATCTCTTTACGACACTTGGGGAAAGATACAAAGATTTACTAAGAGCATGCCCACACCATGGGTTGGAACAATGGTTAATCATCCATACCTTTTATAACAGACTTCtctataacactaaaatgaccaTAGATGTTGCCGCTGGCGGTGCACTGATGAATAAACCATACCCCTAGGCATGTGCTCTCATAGAggacatggcacaaaaccattaccaatggggagctGAGCGAGCATCAGTAGAGAAGAAAGAAACGAAAGGAGACATATACGAAGTTAATGGTCTAGACTCTAGACCGTATGAACGCAAAAATGGATGCCCTAGTTCAAAGAGTCGAAAGTTTAGTTATTAACCCTATAACTACCATAGCTGCCATTCGGCCCGGATTCGAAATTTGTGGAACACCTGGACATATCACTGCCGATTGTAGCCTTGTAGCAGAACTTATCATAGATCGGGTCTACTATGCCCAAGGAAACCTCTATTCAAACACAGATAACCCAGGATGGAGAAATCATCTAAACTTCTCTTACAAGAACAATAACTCTAAGTTTCCTCAAAACACTGCACCTTAGAGACCACAAGGGCACCAAAACCAAAGACACACTCAACCTAACCAAGCTGCACCTCAAAAGTCCAATCTAGAAATAATAGTGGAAAATTTTGTTACCACTCAAACTCAGTAGAATAAAGAATTCATGAATCAAAACGTTCACGTACATGAGTTGATCACCCAATTAGGAAACAAAGTCGATTGTATGGTAACCCACAACAAGATGTTGGAAACCCAAATTTTCTAAGTAGCACAACAACAAGCTGCCCAGGCCAAACCTGGAGGATCATTCCCTAGACAACCATAACCTAACCCTAAAATCCATGCTAACGTTATTGCATTACGAAGCGAAACCGCTTACGATGGCCCTATAAACCCTAGGTTGAATAACAATAAGCCAGAGCCACCCAAAGAACCAGTTGTAACTGCAAGTGGAGAACAAGTAGTAGAGAAACTTGTAGAACCAgagaaacaaagagaagaagGGACTAAATACAAAGAAAAGGCGAATGATCAAGCATATGTACCACCCCCGCTGATAAACCCCTATTCCTTATCCTCAAAGTCTTAAGAAAACCAAGCAATATAACCAATATAAGAAGTTTGTGAAGGTGATTGAAAATTTGCACGTTGAAATACCCTTCACTGAATCCATTACACAAATACAATCATATGCTAATTTCTTGAAGGACATCTTAACAAACAAGCGCAAGCTTGATGATCCTAAACCCTTAGAATACAATGCAATTACTAAGAACAGATTAGCAAAAAAATAGAAAGACCCTGGAATTTTTTCTATACCATGTATTCTGAAAATCATGTTATTAATAATGCACTCCTTGATTAAGGAGAAAATGTGTGTTTGATGCCTTTAGCTGTGCGTAATAGGTTATAACTAGGAGATATGCAACCAACTAGGATGTCTCTCCTACTGGCCGACCGGTCAGTCAAATACCTCATAGGTATACTTGAAGATATTCCAATTAGGATTGGTCAACTTAATATCCCAACAGACTTTGTAGTTATGGATATTAAAGAAGACAACGACATCCCTACCCTCTTAGGTAGACTCTTCTTATCAGCCGATAGAGCCATGGTTGATGTCAAGAGATGAAAAATGACATTCAAAGTAGGTGGTGAGGAAGTCGAATTTTTCCTATCCAAATTTCTAAGAGCACCATCTATAGATGACTCGTGTTGCACCATCAATATCATCGATGAATGCATAAGAGAATGGGATACATAAACACCTACCAAAACAATTAAACTTCCTTCAACCCCGATAATGGAAGATGATGGGATTAAAGCATACACACCTTATATTGATGATAACCTTCATACATGTTTGTTCCTCACCCTGATCACATGCCTAGACCTAAGAAACCCTCAGTGGAATTAAAGGACTTACCTAAGAATCTGAGATACAAATTTCTTAATGCAGAACTGAATCGTCCTGTGATAGTTAGTGCAAACCTAAATAGGGacaaaacaaatcaacttttAGATGTCTTACGAAAGTATCCTACAACCTTAGGCTATAATATCTCTGAACTAAAAGGAATAAGCCCATCTATATGTATGCACCGAATTATGTTAGAAGACGATTCCAAAGCCTCTGGAGAACACCAACGAAGGATAAACCTATCATGAGTGATATAGTAAAGAGAGACGAGTTAAAACTACttgaagctggaataatataccAAATCtctgatagtaaatgggttagtcctatACACGTTGTACCTAAAAAGGGAGGATTCATAGTCATACAAAATACAAAAGGATAATCAGTAGGGACATGTGTAGAAAGCGGATGGAGAATGTGCAGAAATAATAGAAAGCTAAATAAAGTGACAAGAAAGAACCATTTCCCCTTCCATTCATTGATCAAATGCTTGAACGTTTGGCTAGGAACTCTTATTTATGATACTTATATGGCTACTCAGGATTCTTCCAAATCTCTATTCACCTGGATGACcaagagaaaacaaccttcacgtGTCCTTATGGAACATTTGCCTATCGATGAATGCCTTTGGGACTATGTAACGCTCGTGTaactttccaacgatgcatgatggAAATCTGTGCAGATTTCCTCGTTGAAACCATGGAAGTTTTCATGGACGACTTCTTAGTCAGCAGATCCAATTTTAAGAACTGCCTTGCCAACTTAGAGAAAATTCTAGAAAGATGTGTCCAAGTTAACCTTTTGTAAAACTAGGAGAAGTTCCATTTCCTGGTCACATAAGGTAGATAATTTGAGTAATCAATTTTTACGATAAAGTAGATAATTTTAAACTAATTCTTGCTATAAtctaattctatttttttttctattttcctctttttttcCATCTATTTTACAAATttctatgtttaaaaaataacttatttatttaataaaatgaaataaaagtgtttattttttCTCATAATAAAATATTTGGTTTTATATCTCATAAAACTTTTATTCAATTGTCTAAAACTCTCCAATATCTTAACTTTAATTcttactttttatattttattttatttcatttaatttttattttaatgaatacTGAAATTGTAACTAATAACTATATTGatgataatatataaatattaaaaaatgaaataaatacatttaaaattacttttcaacaaaaatataaaaatatatattattttaattacattttaaaaaaattatgtgttGTCTAAATGGtttacacaattttttttatgcagAAAGAATCCAATGTAGGGGAATTAGTACTCCTTTTCAACTCTAGATTGTGCCTCTTTCTTGGTAAATTATGCTCCAGATGGACCGGGCCATTCAAAGTTACTAGAGTCATATAATTTGGCGTTGTGAAGATTCAAAGCCAAACATCAACTCCTTTTATTATAAATGGGCAAAGACTCAAACATTACACTAGCGACGATAATACAACGTACTATCATCGCCACATCTTGTCAGAGCCTCCGCTTGCTACACATACAACTTAATTTTGAGGCTTATATAACCGTCGAGCTACCgaagttaaacaaagcgctgTGTAGGAGGAAACCCACAATTTTCCTTTCGCTTTATTTTATTTCCtatttttcaataataaaaatcTAACTTGTGTGTGTTTTTATTTTCAGGGCCACTACATTCCCACTTAGCCAGATTTTACCACTAACCTTATTTGAGGATGCAGACACTTTGTGaaataaatatcattttcaaAAACGAAGACCAGAGAAAGCGCTTTGATATCCTAGCAGCAAAAACCATCTCACCTACCTGATACCCAGATTTTCCTACCTTGTACTCCCTGGGACTCATTGATAGCGTCCTTTTTATGTTTAGCGAGATGAGTTGGGATAGCTTTTCAGTTGCAAAACACCCAACCTACACAAACCTCACACTAGATTTCTTAAGTTCATTCCATTTCCGACCCCACATGGGACTCAAACAAGATAGAGGTTTGGCCATTTTTAGACTTTTTGGCTGAGATTACCGTCTTACAAGTCGAGAATTAGCCAGATCCCTTGCTTTTCACCATAGCCCATAAGCTTACTCTGAAGTGTCGGATGATATGCGGGTCATGTTAGAGCATTTATGGGGAAAGATCACTGAAGATGTACATTTTGACCATGAGGCTATGGATAACACTCTCATCCATAACCCTGTCATTCGGTACTTTCATATGGCTACTACTCAAACATTCTTCGAAAAAGCGCCAAACCCGACTAATGTGAGAAAAAAAAGAGATGTTTTTCATCTTAAGTTTTTTCCAGAATCATCTTGTAAACTATGTAACCTTCCTATTGACAAATCTGAATAAGGTTTCCCATGAACTTGTGGAAAATATGTAGGTGGACAGGACTTGTTACCCACATTGCTGTAGCAATAGGCCTACAAAACCGTCTAACTCAGTTGACCCCTACCTTTGGGTACGACCTGCTTAAAATTCACCACTGCCTATACTATAGTTTAGTAAGGCATGACAGACCTGACCAATTTAAAATTCTTCTTTATTATGAGGTAGTCCATCTTTTCACCTTACCGAACGACGAGTTTACAAACGTCCAATTCCAAAGTAATTGGCAGTACCAATTAGAGAACCTAGATGAAAAATGTCCATTCTTATCTGCATGCACCTCCATCACCATCATTTTCAGATACTACTGGTCCTTAGAATGTTGATTATGAACTCTATGCTTTAAGAAGAGATATCACGGTACTATGCCGTGACCAAAGAGAACACATCGACAGACTAAATGAGGAAATAAACCATCTTTACCAGGAGATTTATTCTTTGAGGAGGCTGTCATGGCCCCCGATCGTGACTATACACCAGGTTCCACCCTTCCTATTTCACCTTATATCGAACATTGGGGACAAtttttagtttaagtgtgggagttgaactttattttatttgttttctagttAGATTTCTTGCTTTCTAGTTAGATTTATTGTTTCTTAGTATTCATTTTATTGCATTCTGTTTTTATTAAGTCATTGCATGTATTATCAAGTCTTTACATGTGAAGTTTATGTTGTTTATTGGCATTTTCCACTTTCTTGAGCCATACCAAAATTTTTGAAAATCGTATACATTGCAGAGATTTGGGAAACTTCGTAAAATTGGTATCTTGTTAACACCATAAGTCTCCCGAATATGAAGATTGATTTGAAtacttattatgttttagcctaaAATTCATACCCCTCAGTCACATTTAAGTAGTTTTACTTGCAGTTAGCTCCGACTTAAGCATACTCTATGCAAGGAAGCCGataaatataagtgaatgatcctaaaTTTTTTATTACTGTGATAAATTGAAAACAGGTAAATGAGCCCAACGGTTGTGAAACCTACAAAAATTAGACAAAAAcccgttgttagttggttcagaggattgtggtactgaacttggtagggcggaTTACAATTTGATCCTCCGCAACTACGTTAGGGTAAGCAAAAGGCTTATTGTAACatcccaaatctacccgataaattatacggaaaaatcagagtataaattccaaacacgttcatttgaggtatcacatattcgtcattcaaaaacaattacggcttattttccttcatatagatacatagcacgtaaaCTTAAAatggacaattaaatcattattcaaaaatccctttgtttcaaattaaatgtttaactcgcagcggaatcatcaaacttcataaatatttaaatcaagttgtaacatctttgcacggtaacttaaagttacaaattaaaccaaaaccaaataaaattcagcaattaaaacaacaataattaaaacaatcgtttatcccccccgagtgctacgtatcagagcgaccaccgactcaactcacagcgtctaaatcttcatcaagctatcacctgcactttaccagtataaaggtaacggcgaaacaaaagaaagggtgagatatcaaacaatataaataaagtcatgataaaaagtatattacggttcaagtcataatatatatatatatatatatatatatatatatatatatatatatatatatatatatatatatatatatatatatatataaatatatatatatatcgagtTTCAATTCCAATCaaccaattcaaatcaaaatcacatAATCACGCACAACGTCACAATAAAACAAATGAATGAGACACGAATAATGCATTATGcttgtggtacccagggcttcagcccccatcgccaattgccagataatagaggcataaaaaacaggcataagccttcgttgcTGTTTTGctaatccaggccgtcgctacaACATGCAATTCATGAGACACTATGACAAGCAACAACCACAATCAATCATAAAACAACGTCGCATaaggcattcgcctacatcgccAAAAAGTATCAATCAATATTGATAATTACTCATCTCTTTAATTTCCTGCAACATCACGAAATTCACAATAGTACAATATACACATTACGTCAATACATCGCCAAAACATCGCAAATTACGGATATCGAATCATTTCCGAACTCGCCTAATTTATAATACTCGGTTAATTAATTTTCCGGGTCTGTTATTAATTACTGTCTTCTGTTCCCATTCTATTCACTCGTACCAGTTATACTACTATACTGCTATCTGCTACTACTACTAAATATCATATAAATTAGCTATTGACTACTGTTCCACATTCTGCTACTATTACTAAATGTCATTTTTGGTTTCCACTAAGTACATAAGTCATTTCTCATTCCCACTAAGTTAATCCTATTGATAATTCATAATAAAGTTCTCGGCTAACTAGTGAATCCATAATTTTCCTACTGTTAAATTACCTCTACTATAAACATATATTAGTTAACTATAGTTGTGCACTAACTtagtaaaatatataaaattaattattaatatactaCTTATTATCATTACTAGGATTATCACTAAAATTATCATATAGTATATCTATTAGTATACTACCTACTGCTATTGAAATAGAAATATTCATATTTATGCTACAtgcatactgtcataccccaaaatttgcccacactctTTAGTGACAAAAATATTCGAAACcatttcaaaaattggattttataaagtctcgggttcatttacattgacatcctgatttttataaatattcgatttaaagtctattttaaaaatatagttaatttactcttaaattgcttatattttaaataaatagaaaatgctggtcgatgcttcatacactttcaattggctttttatttcaaataaataacatagctcagttggttaggaAGTATGGCTTGTGAACAAATggtcacgggttcaattcccgcttggtgcatttctatattttttttaaaactatttttatcttttttgcaCCCGAACGTACcgggacacaagtacgtccaggttcttaatcttgatcatcaagaaaggtccatgggcctttgggttggatcattccctttttaggagtggttttaacctaattctagtCTATAAAAAGGCATCTCTCCACCATCAtttttcatcaacaattttctaaccTTCATCAACAATCACTAACACAATTTTCACATTTTTTAC
Encoded proteins:
- the LOC131660753 gene encoding uncharacterized protein LOC131660753: MDLEQSVKNLQAQNVEFQALILNLAKGQEELKSLLIEKGKNQHKHQGGQDNQRSKPKRSFTPLHIPLSQVLQQLLNQNLITLLPPYSFPTNPTPGYKYRARCAYHSNSPGHDTKDCWQLKHKIQDLIDEKVVDFNSPEEPHLTNAVHNRKGRNEHNKSVRTILISTPVPQQRRKSDAPRRQFTEINMSLAQALQHLLKANLITVRDPLIKPNTSSPDYKPNARCAYHSNSPGHDTNDCWSLKNKIQDMIDAGEIEFPHPKTPVVITTPRHNHDKTD